One genomic segment of Sminthopsis crassicaudata isolate SCR6 chromosome 4, ASM4859323v1, whole genome shotgun sequence includes these proteins:
- the LOC141539160 gene encoding keratin, type I cuticular Ha7-like, giving the protein MTSNIIRGSSCYPLGSKLPGATNISISSIDVGGKPGAQVKAASMCFSAAMAHNNRVRVGTTSLGRPSLCLPNSCWSACPLPGAVNIPANIGNCGNYGEGFLNGHEKETMQFLNDRLANYLEKVRQLEQENAELETKIQEWSKCHPSFVCPDYQSYFRTIEELQQKILCTKAENNRLVIQMDNAKLAADDFRIKYESELSLRKLVEADMCGMHKLMDGLTLAKCDLEAQVESLKEEQLSLKSNHEQEVHNLQCQLGDKLHIELDTAPPVDLNRVLGEMRCQYEAMVETNRNDVEQWFLAQSEGISMQEMSCSEEIQCCQSEILELRCSVNALEIERQAQHKLKECLENSLCESEARYSTELAQMQYLISNVEEQLSEIRADLERQNSEYQVLLDVKARLECEISTYRNLLESEDCKLPCNPCATPASCVPPPSGPRPSCAPRTTCVPPRSACGTNMSGRF; this is encoded by the exons ATGACTTCTAACATCATCCGAGGATCATCCTGCTATCCTCTGGGCAGCAAGCTTCCTGGAGCAACGAATATCTCCATCTCTTCCATTGATGTTGGTGGAAAACCTGGGGCACAGGTCAAAGCTGCCTCCATGTGTTTTTCTGCAGCGATGGCCCATAACAACCGAGTTCGTGTTGGAACGACCTCTCTGGGTCGACCCAGTCTCTGTCTGCCAAACAGCTGTTGGTCAGCCTGCCCCTTACCAGGGGCTGTCAACATCCCTGCCAACATTGGGAACTGTGGGAATTATGGTGAAGGCTTCTTGAATGGTCATGAGAAGGAGACCATGCAGTTCCTCAATGATCGTCTGGCCAACTACCTAGAGAAGGTGCGGCAGCTGGAGCAGGAGAATGCTGAGCTGGAGACCAAGATTCAGGAGTGGAGCAAGTGCCATCCTTCTTTTGTGTGCCCGGACTACCAATCTTACTTCAGGACAATAGAGGAACTACAACAAAAG ATTCTCTGTACCAAGGCTGAGAATAATCGACTGGTTATTCAAATGGATAATGCTAAATTGGCTGCTGATGACTTCAGAATCAA GTATGAAAGTGAATTGTCCCTGCGCAAGCTGGTGGAAGCTGACATGTGTGGGATGCATAAGCTCATGGATGGCTTAACCCTGGCCAAGTGTGACCTGGAGGCCCAAGTTGAATCACTGAAGGAAGAACAGTTGTCTCTCAAGAGCAACCATGAGCAG GAAGTCCACAACCTGCAATGCCAACTGGGAGACAAGCTCCATATTGAGCTGGATACTGCTCCACCTGTGGACCTCAACCGGGTACTGGGTGAGATGAGGTGCCAGTATGAGGCCATGGTGGAGACAAATCGGAATGATGTGGAGCAATGGTTCTTGGCTCAG AGTGAGGGCATCAGTATGCAGGAGATGTCCTGTTCAGAGGAGATACAGTGCTGCCAATCTGAGATCCTGGAACTAAGATGTTCAGTGAATGCTCTGGAAATTGAACGCCAAGCCCAGCATAAATTG AAAGAGTGTTTGGAAAACTCCTTGTGTGAATCTGAAGCTCGCTACAGCACTGAGCTGGCGCAGATGCAATATCTGATCAGCAATGTGGAGGAGCAGCTGTCTGAGATCAGGGCTGACCTGGAGCGGCAGAACAGTGAATACCAAGTGCTTCTAGATGTCAAAGCCCGCCTGGAGTGTGAGATCTCCACTTACCGAAATCTGTTGGAGAGTGAAGATTGCAA ACTTCCATGCAATCCCTGTGCGACACCTGCCTCCTGTGTCCCTCCACCCTCTGGTCCTCGGCCCAGCTGTGCTCCCCGAACCACCTGTGTCCCTCCTCGCTCAGCCTGTGGCACCAACATGTCCGGTAGATTCTGA